One stretch of Microplitis mediator isolate UGA2020A chromosome 9, iyMicMedi2.1, whole genome shotgun sequence DNA includes these proteins:
- the LOC130675154 gene encoding GATOR complex protein Iml1 isoform X3 → MKTFKLIVHQKNFSGEDLIINPKDYPEIKIGDVVEIYHQEDEFSRLLLQVTSFKEDLQGRETISVENNIAQMFQLRTYADVYMNIVNPDDVALDSVELTFKDQYMGRSEMWRLKNSLVNTCVYMNKKIEFCGGSIRCQVYEMWSQGDRVACGVITDDTKVVFRSSTSMVYLFIQMSCEMWDFDIHGDLYFEKAVNGFLADLLQKWKKNGSNHEVTIVLFSRTFYNASTLEEFPNHMRECLQQDYRGRFYEDFYRVAVQNERFEDWGNILVQLRKLFTDYRKIVLEYHQKPGITIPEASNSTAAQGNFLEVLNMSLNVFEKHYLDRSFDRTGQLSVVITPGVGVFEVDRELTNVTKQRIIDNGVGSDLVCVGEQPLHAVPLLKFHNKDTSTLKAPDDYSMPHWINLSFYSTNKKIPYSNFIPRIKLPQRRTKLPLDSEKLLNSNNKLIQDDPRECLHNMLYDYDAYDAQVFQLPTLHSAKGSRTKKTSVACMETHNNAQALKLLKRKMSDPDIHHLTTDINLSLSGIRSAAITIPCRTDDTHNVSNTSKTPIKSDTEELSPTFRPVVGSAGSPANSSIQPSVLHRPGRALINPFDPSHVTIKLTSNRRRWTHIFPKGPTGVLIQQHHYQAVPAQSKNDRSLNVISATSSSPIESTLSRSASQVGFQDPRYIAASTSLLTDTNIRGKTLRGNHQSYVSGDKNNHYGLPNNKSLTLLWGATGEQEWTPALTTGVDWKSLTIPACLPITTDYFPDKRSLQNDYVVSDYNLLPDDVNADFAQQRAIYKKPLTTAEVFKELVSQRLAQGFQLIILPSNNKNQSTKQDSGIKSHISSLMRGRQTDSEPKEEYLLSIGRIFHKISLCGNCITVTRYRPRHPYPPFNIHYRYRFHAPHHDTYEVSWVSFTTEKLENYNWNYLDHYICTRGDTDFSLVEALKYWRFRMFLLPSTNAATKKILDGSTRCDIYTPLTPSEQSQLMDGFLRFIEGWLNKIRRPIPNKNWSPTALGAVLPRDPGSHLTRRRHSTSLIFLTNQDKHVVNSSIVRTTYDSRRNTAYDIRSGSKIMDRGRVSPASDAVLPLSLEQSQQEHLEISDENLHSEMMNLKSNASNIEILEALKNVQSGISFLTPHPSLPSQTFVSADAAQWLNNHIEGGVNIQQAIKIMESMITDKLICHASGDFSKPFVFGFYLYHIVQDKDNYKGSDPLPLGDLQSFENEWVEVEMEAPMGWCQSSGTSFPSITSPIPIPACETIDESNIPVFLRDDIEVTDILFSKELRTSSPPYKHTHLDIDLNNKSDRIEWGHLRYQSMYRANHAYELVVQWVASSGSIVADLVFSWQRKAQGCGIQMIPIPSDLLALPYTLKSDPLRGPIFIPLNTECLMINKEFIFEEFHKDTYEQRLFLFQEAILQRFGFLPCQAESSDNDHQYVHITGNVFILVPSTKLSKPRQRAGTNIVRRSIAAASKRYPVHPDQQSPHEAYITRHVSGNNKDDFSMDRRMGFLWSWNHMVSRKWKSISTSAGDEIFQKKIIQDFKHFCSNGDNRLSLFWESCWELREKISTKTTFDN, encoded by the exons atgaaaacttttaaattaatagttcACCAGAAGAATTTCAGTGGTgaagatttaataataaatccaaAAGACTATccagaaataaaaataggAGACGTAGTGGAAATCTATCACCAAGAAGATGAGTTCAGTCGTTTATTATTACAAGTGACTTCATTCAAAGAAGATTTGCAAGGCCGTGAAACAATTAGTGTTGAAAATAATATCGCTCAGATGTTTCAATTACGTACATACGCAGATGTTTACATGAATATTGTGAATCCAGATGACGTAGCTCTGGACTCTGTGGAGCTGACATTCAAAGATCAGTACATGGGACGGAGTGAGATGTggagattaaaaaatagtttggtAAATACTTGTGTGtacatgaataaaaaaattgagttctGTGGCGGAAGTATACGATGTCAAGTCTACGAAATGTGGTCCCAAGGTGACCGAGTTGCTTGTGGTGTTATAACTGATGATACGAAAGTCGTTTTCCGTTCATCAACTAGCATGGTATATCTATTTATCCAAATGAGCTGCGAAATGTGGGATTTTGATATACACGGAGACTTGTATTTTGAGAAAGCTGTCAATGGGTTCCTGGCTGACCTTCTCcagaaatggaaaaaaaatggcaGCAATCATGAAGTTACTATTGTACTATTTTCTAGGACTTTTTATAACGCGAGTACTCTTGAAGAGTTTCCTAATCATATGAGAGAGTGCTTGCAGCAAGATTACCGAGGACGTTTTTATGAAGATTTTTATCGAGTTGCTGTTCAAAATGAACGGTTTGAAGACTGGGGTAATATTTTAgtacaattaagaaaattatttactgattacCGTAAAATTGTTCTTGAGTATCATCAGAAACCGGGAATTACTATACCAGAAGCTAGTAATTCTACAGCTGCTCAGGGGAATTTTTTAGAAGTACTCAATATGTCACTTAATG tatttgaaaaacattatttaGATAGAAGTTTCGATCGTACTGGACAATTATCAGTAGTAATAACCCCCGGCGTGGGTGTCTTTGAAGTCGACCGCGAGTTAACAAATGTTACTAAACAACGAATTATCGATAATGGTGTTGGAAGTGATTTAGTTTGTGTCGGAGAACAACCTTTGCATGCTGTCCCACTGCTCAAA ttccATAATAAAGACACATCAACATTAAAAGCTCCAGATGACTATAGTATGCCTCACTGGATAAATTTAAGCTTCTATTcaactaacaaaaaaattccatactcaaattttatacctcgaATAAAGTTGCCTCAACGAAGGACTAAACTCCCTTTAgatagtgaaaaattattgaatagcaACAACAAATTAATTCAAGATGATCCGCGTGAATGTCTACACAATATGTTATATGATTATGATGCCTATGACGCTCAGGTTTTTCAGCTACCAACTTTACATTCTGccaa aGGATCAAGAACTAAAAAAACAAGTGTTGCATGTATGGAGACACATAATAATGCCCaagcattaaaattattaaagcgcAAAATGTCTGATCCAGACATTCATCATTTGACAAcagatattaatttatcactaaGTGGAATACGTAGCGCGGCTATCACAATACCATGTCGTACTGATGATACACATAATGTTTCCAACa cTTCCAAAACGCCAATTAAAAGTGATACTGAAGAATTGTCGCCAACATTTCGGCCAGTTGTCGGAAGCGCAGGTAGTCCAGCGAATTCATCAATTCAGCCATCAGTATTACACCGGCCAGGTCGCGCACTCATAAATCCCTTTGATCCTTCTCATGTTACTATTAAATTGACAAGTAACAGACGCAGATGGACGCACATTTTTCCAAAAGGACCCACTGGCGTTCTGATCCAGCAGCATCACTACCAAGCCGTTCCGGCACAAAGTAAAAATGATAGATCGCTCAATGTTATTTCAGCTACTAGTTCATCGCCCATTGAATCCACTCTTTCACGATCTGCTTCACAAGTTGGTTTCCAAGATc cgcGATACATAGCAGCGTCGACAAGTTTGTTGACAGATACAAACATACGAGGAAAAACATTACGAGGAAATCATCAAAGTTATGTGAGtggagataaaaataatcattatgGTCTACCgaataataaaagtttgacGTTATTGTGGGGTGCGACTGGTGAACAAGAGTGGACACCAGCTCTCACTACAG gaGTGGATTGGAAATCTTTAACGATCCCAGCATGTCTACCAATAACTACCGATTATTTTCCTGACAAAAGAAGTTTACAAAATGATTACGTTGTTTCGGATTATAATTTACTACCTGATGATGTAAATGCTGATTTCGCACAACAACGTGCCATTTATAAAAAACCGTTAACTACTGCTGAAGTCTTTAAGGAACTTGTGTCTCAACGTTTAGCTcag ggatttcaattaataatattaccatcgaataacaaaaatcaatcaaCTAAACAAGATAGTGGTATTAAAAGTCATATAAGTTCACTAATGCGTGGTCGACAAACAGATTCAGAGCCAAAAgaagaatatttattaagtatagggagaatatttcataaaatatcattatgTGGTAATTGTATTACTGTGACAAGATATCGACcaag acaTCCATATCCGCCATTCAATATTCATTATCGTTATCGTTTCCATGCACCACATCATGACACGTATGAAGTTTCCTGGGTATCTTTTACGACagaaaaacttgaaaattataattggaaTTATTTAGATCATTATATTTGTACACGTGGTGATACGGATTTTTCTTTAGTCGAG gCATTGAAATATTGGCGATTTCGCATGTTTTTATTGCCATCAACAAATGcagcgacaaaaaaaattctcgatgGATCAACACGCTGTGATATTTACACACCTCTAACTCCATCCGAGCAATCCCAATTGATGGATGGATTTTTACGTTTCATCGAGGGTTGGTTGAATAAAATACGACGTCCAATTCCTAACAAAAATTGG AGCCCAACAGCTTTAGGTGCAGTACTACCGAGAGATCCTGGTTCACATTTGACCAGGCGTAGACACAGCACGAGCCTGATATTCCTCACTAACCAG GACAAGCATGTAGTGAATTCTTCTATTGTACGCACGACTTATGATTCACGTCGAAACACAGCTTATGACATAAG ATCTGGATCAAAAATTATGGATCGCGGTCGTGTATCACCGGCAAGTGATGCAGTGTTACCGCTGTCACTAGAACAATCACAGCAAGAACACTTAGAAATAAGTGatgaaaa TTTGCATTCTGAaatgatgaatttaaaaagcAATGCGTCCaacattgaaattttagaaGCTCTTAAAAATGTCCAGAGTGGTATAAGTTTTTTAACACCGCATCCGTCATTGCCGAGTCAAACTTTTGTGAGCGCCGATGCTGCCCAATGGTTAAATAATCATATCGAGGGGGGTGTCAATATACAACAAGCTATTAAAATAATGGAG AGTATGATAACAGATAAATTAATATGTCATGCATCTGGAGATTTTTCAAAGCCATttgtttttggattttatttatatcatattgTTCAAGACAAAGATAATTACAAag GATCTGATCCATTACCACTCGGAGATTTACAGAGTTTTGAAAACGAATGGGTAGAAGTAGAAATGGAAGCACCTATGGGCTGGTGTCAGTCGTCAGGAACCTCTTTTCCATCCATAACATCACCGATTCCCATTCCTGCATGTGAAACTATCGATGAATCAAATATACCCGTATTTTTGCGTGACGACATAGAAGTAACTGACATACTCTTCAGCAAAGAGCTGAGGACATCATCGCCACCGTACAAACACACACATCTCGacattgatttaaataataaaagcgaTAGAATTGAGTGGGGACACTTACGCTATCAGTCAATGTATCGCGCAAATCACGCTTATGAGCTTGTTGTCCAGTGGGTCGCTTCATCAGGAAGTATCGTTGCTGATCTG gtaTTCTCATGGCAACGCAAAGCACAAGGATGTGGAATTCAAATGATCCCGATACCTAGTGATTTACTAGCGCTGCCGTATACTTTGAAAAGTGATCCATTACGCGGTCCTATTTTTATTCCACTTAATACCGAGTGTCTGAtgataaataaagaatttatttttgaagagTTTCATAAAGATACGTATGAACagagattatttttgtttcaagaaGCAATATTACAACGATTTGGGTTTTTGCCATGCCAGGCTGAATCTTCAGACAATGATCATCAATATGTACATATCACAGGAAATGTTTTTATACTTGTACCTTCGACTAAATTGTCAAAGCCGCGACAACGCGCGGGAACAAATATTGTAAGGAGAAGTATTGCCGCGGCTTCTAAACGTTATCCTGTTCATCCAGATCAACAGAGTCCGCATGAAGCTTATATTACGCGACATGTTAGTGGGAACAATAAAGACGATTTTAGTATGGATCGAAGG atgGGTTTCTTATGGTCGTGGAATCATATGGTTAGCAGAAAATGGAAATCGATATCGACCTCAGCTGGTGATGAAATATTTcagaagaaaataattcaagaTTTTAAACACTTTTGTTCAAACGGTGATAATAGGCTAAGTCTTTTTTGGGAGTCGTGTTGGGaattgagagaaaaaatatcaacCAAAACGacatttgataattaa
- the LOC130675154 gene encoding GATOR complex protein Iml1 isoform X6: MKTFKLIVHQKNFSGEDLIINPKDYPEIKIGDVVEIYHQEDEFSRLLLQVTSFKEDLQGRETISVENNIAQMFQLRTYADVYMNIVNPDDVALDSVELTFKDQYMGRSEMWRLKNSLVNTCVYMNKKIEFCGGSIRCQVYEMWSQGDRVACGVITDDTKVVFRSSTSMVYLFIQMSCEMWDFDIHGDLYFEKAVNGFLADLLQKWKKNGSNHEVTIVLFSRTFYNASTLEEFPNHMRECLQQDYRGRFYEDFYRVAVQNERFEDWGNILVQLRKLFTDYRKIVLEYHQKPGITIPEASNSTAAQGNFLEVLNMSLNVFEKHYLDRSFDRTGQLSVVITPGVGVFEVDRELTNVTKQRIIDNGVGSDLVCVGEQPLHAVPLLKFHNKDTSTLKAPDDYSMPHWINLSFYSTNKKIPYSNFIPRIKLPQRRTKLPLDSEKLLNSNNKLIQDDPRECLHNMLYDYDAYDAQVFQLPTLHSAKGSRTKKTSVACMETHNNAQALKLLKRKMSDPDIHHLTTDINLSLSGIRSAAITIPCRTDDTHNVSNTSKTPIKSDTEELSPTFRPVVGSAGSPANSSIQPSVLHRPGRALINPFDPSHVTIKLTSNRRRWTHIFPKGPTGVLIQQHHYQAVPAQSKNDRSLNVISATSSSPIESTLSRSASQVGFQDPSTSLLTDTNIRGKTLRGNHQSYVSGDKNNHYGLPNNKSLTLLWGATGEQEWTPALTTGVDWKSLTIPACLPITTDYFPDKRSLQNDYVVSDYNLLPDDVNADFAQQRAIYKKPLTTAEVFKELVSQRLAQGFQLIILPSNNKNQSTKQDSGIKSHISSLMRGRQTDSEPKEEYLLSIGRIFHKISLCGNCITVTRYRPRHPYPPFNIHYRYRFHAPHHDTYEVSWVSFTTEKLENYNWNYLDHYICTRGDTDFSLVEALKYWRFRMFLLPSTNAATKKILDGSTRCDIYTPLTPSEQSQLMDGFLRFIEGWLNKIRRPIPNKNWSPTALGAVLPRDPGSHLTRRRHSTSLIFLTNQDKHVVNSSIVRTTYDSRRNTAYDIRSGSKIMDRGRVSPASDAVLPLSLEQSQQEHLEISDENLHSEMMNLKSNASNIEILEALKNVQSGISFLTPHPSLPSQTFVSADAAQWLNNHIEGGVNIQQAIKIMESMITDKLICHASGDFSKPFVFGFYLYHIVQDKDNYKGSDPLPLGDLQSFENEWVEVEMEAPMGWCQSSGTSFPSITSPIPIPACETIDESNIPVFLRDDIEVTDILFSKELRTSSPPYKHTHLDIDLNNKSDRIEWGHLRYQSMYRANHAYELVVQWVASSGSIVADLVFSWQRKAQGCGIQMIPIPSDLLALPYTLKSDPLRGPIFIPLNTECLMINKEFIFEEFHKDTYEQRLFLFQEAILQRFGFLPCQAESSDNDHQYVHITGNVFILVPSTKLSKPRQRAGTNIVRRSIAAASKRYPVHPDQQSPHEAYITRHVSGNNKDDFSMDRRMGFLWSWNHMVSRKWKSISTSAGDEIFQKKIIQDFKHFCSNGDNRLSLFWESCWELREKISTKTTFDN; encoded by the exons atgaaaacttttaaattaatagttcACCAGAAGAATTTCAGTGGTgaagatttaataataaatccaaAAGACTATccagaaataaaaataggAGACGTAGTGGAAATCTATCACCAAGAAGATGAGTTCAGTCGTTTATTATTACAAGTGACTTCATTCAAAGAAGATTTGCAAGGCCGTGAAACAATTAGTGTTGAAAATAATATCGCTCAGATGTTTCAATTACGTACATACGCAGATGTTTACATGAATATTGTGAATCCAGATGACGTAGCTCTGGACTCTGTGGAGCTGACATTCAAAGATCAGTACATGGGACGGAGTGAGATGTggagattaaaaaatagtttggtAAATACTTGTGTGtacatgaataaaaaaattgagttctGTGGCGGAAGTATACGATGTCAAGTCTACGAAATGTGGTCCCAAGGTGACCGAGTTGCTTGTGGTGTTATAACTGATGATACGAAAGTCGTTTTCCGTTCATCAACTAGCATGGTATATCTATTTATCCAAATGAGCTGCGAAATGTGGGATTTTGATATACACGGAGACTTGTATTTTGAGAAAGCTGTCAATGGGTTCCTGGCTGACCTTCTCcagaaatggaaaaaaaatggcaGCAATCATGAAGTTACTATTGTACTATTTTCTAGGACTTTTTATAACGCGAGTACTCTTGAAGAGTTTCCTAATCATATGAGAGAGTGCTTGCAGCAAGATTACCGAGGACGTTTTTATGAAGATTTTTATCGAGTTGCTGTTCAAAATGAACGGTTTGAAGACTGGGGTAATATTTTAgtacaattaagaaaattatttactgattacCGTAAAATTGTTCTTGAGTATCATCAGAAACCGGGAATTACTATACCAGAAGCTAGTAATTCTACAGCTGCTCAGGGGAATTTTTTAGAAGTACTCAATATGTCACTTAATG tatttgaaaaacattatttaGATAGAAGTTTCGATCGTACTGGACAATTATCAGTAGTAATAACCCCCGGCGTGGGTGTCTTTGAAGTCGACCGCGAGTTAACAAATGTTACTAAACAACGAATTATCGATAATGGTGTTGGAAGTGATTTAGTTTGTGTCGGAGAACAACCTTTGCATGCTGTCCCACTGCTCAAA ttccATAATAAAGACACATCAACATTAAAAGCTCCAGATGACTATAGTATGCCTCACTGGATAAATTTAAGCTTCTATTcaactaacaaaaaaattccatactcaaattttatacctcgaATAAAGTTGCCTCAACGAAGGACTAAACTCCCTTTAgatagtgaaaaattattgaatagcaACAACAAATTAATTCAAGATGATCCGCGTGAATGTCTACACAATATGTTATATGATTATGATGCCTATGACGCTCAGGTTTTTCAGCTACCAACTTTACATTCTGccaa aGGATCAAGAACTAAAAAAACAAGTGTTGCATGTATGGAGACACATAATAATGCCCaagcattaaaattattaaagcgcAAAATGTCTGATCCAGACATTCATCATTTGACAAcagatattaatttatcactaaGTGGAATACGTAGCGCGGCTATCACAATACCATGTCGTACTGATGATACACATAATGTTTCCAACa cTTCCAAAACGCCAATTAAAAGTGATACTGAAGAATTGTCGCCAACATTTCGGCCAGTTGTCGGAAGCGCAGGTAGTCCAGCGAATTCATCAATTCAGCCATCAGTATTACACCGGCCAGGTCGCGCACTCATAAATCCCTTTGATCCTTCTCATGTTACTATTAAATTGACAAGTAACAGACGCAGATGGACGCACATTTTTCCAAAAGGACCCACTGGCGTTCTGATCCAGCAGCATCACTACCAAGCCGTTCCGGCACAAAGTAAAAATGATAGATCGCTCAATGTTATTTCAGCTACTAGTTCATCGCCCATTGAATCCACTCTTTCACGATCTGCTTCACAAGTTGGTTTCCAAGATc CGTCGACAAGTTTGTTGACAGATACAAACATACGAGGAAAAACATTACGAGGAAATCATCAAAGTTATGTGAGtggagataaaaataatcattatgGTCTACCgaataataaaagtttgacGTTATTGTGGGGTGCGACTGGTGAACAAGAGTGGACACCAGCTCTCACTACAG gaGTGGATTGGAAATCTTTAACGATCCCAGCATGTCTACCAATAACTACCGATTATTTTCCTGACAAAAGAAGTTTACAAAATGATTACGTTGTTTCGGATTATAATTTACTACCTGATGATGTAAATGCTGATTTCGCACAACAACGTGCCATTTATAAAAAACCGTTAACTACTGCTGAAGTCTTTAAGGAACTTGTGTCTCAACGTTTAGCTcag ggatttcaattaataatattaccatcgaataacaaaaatcaatcaaCTAAACAAGATAGTGGTATTAAAAGTCATATAAGTTCACTAATGCGTGGTCGACAAACAGATTCAGAGCCAAAAgaagaatatttattaagtatagggagaatatttcataaaatatcattatgTGGTAATTGTATTACTGTGACAAGATATCGACcaag acaTCCATATCCGCCATTCAATATTCATTATCGTTATCGTTTCCATGCACCACATCATGACACGTATGAAGTTTCCTGGGTATCTTTTACGACagaaaaacttgaaaattataattggaaTTATTTAGATCATTATATTTGTACACGTGGTGATACGGATTTTTCTTTAGTCGAG gCATTGAAATATTGGCGATTTCGCATGTTTTTATTGCCATCAACAAATGcagcgacaaaaaaaattctcgatgGATCAACACGCTGTGATATTTACACACCTCTAACTCCATCCGAGCAATCCCAATTGATGGATGGATTTTTACGTTTCATCGAGGGTTGGTTGAATAAAATACGACGTCCAATTCCTAACAAAAATTGG AGCCCAACAGCTTTAGGTGCAGTACTACCGAGAGATCCTGGTTCACATTTGACCAGGCGTAGACACAGCACGAGCCTGATATTCCTCACTAACCAG GACAAGCATGTAGTGAATTCTTCTATTGTACGCACGACTTATGATTCACGTCGAAACACAGCTTATGACATAAG ATCTGGATCAAAAATTATGGATCGCGGTCGTGTATCACCGGCAAGTGATGCAGTGTTACCGCTGTCACTAGAACAATCACAGCAAGAACACTTAGAAATAAGTGatgaaaa TTTGCATTCTGAaatgatgaatttaaaaagcAATGCGTCCaacattgaaattttagaaGCTCTTAAAAATGTCCAGAGTGGTATAAGTTTTTTAACACCGCATCCGTCATTGCCGAGTCAAACTTTTGTGAGCGCCGATGCTGCCCAATGGTTAAATAATCATATCGAGGGGGGTGTCAATATACAACAAGCTATTAAAATAATGGAG AGTATGATAACAGATAAATTAATATGTCATGCATCTGGAGATTTTTCAAAGCCATttgtttttggattttatttatatcatattgTTCAAGACAAAGATAATTACAAag GATCTGATCCATTACCACTCGGAGATTTACAGAGTTTTGAAAACGAATGGGTAGAAGTAGAAATGGAAGCACCTATGGGCTGGTGTCAGTCGTCAGGAACCTCTTTTCCATCCATAACATCACCGATTCCCATTCCTGCATGTGAAACTATCGATGAATCAAATATACCCGTATTTTTGCGTGACGACATAGAAGTAACTGACATACTCTTCAGCAAAGAGCTGAGGACATCATCGCCACCGTACAAACACACACATCTCGacattgatttaaataataaaagcgaTAGAATTGAGTGGGGACACTTACGCTATCAGTCAATGTATCGCGCAAATCACGCTTATGAGCTTGTTGTCCAGTGGGTCGCTTCATCAGGAAGTATCGTTGCTGATCTG gtaTTCTCATGGCAACGCAAAGCACAAGGATGTGGAATTCAAATGATCCCGATACCTAGTGATTTACTAGCGCTGCCGTATACTTTGAAAAGTGATCCATTACGCGGTCCTATTTTTATTCCACTTAATACCGAGTGTCTGAtgataaataaagaatttatttttgaagagTTTCATAAAGATACGTATGAACagagattatttttgtttcaagaaGCAATATTACAACGATTTGGGTTTTTGCCATGCCAGGCTGAATCTTCAGACAATGATCATCAATATGTACATATCACAGGAAATGTTTTTATACTTGTACCTTCGACTAAATTGTCAAAGCCGCGACAACGCGCGGGAACAAATATTGTAAGGAGAAGTATTGCCGCGGCTTCTAAACGTTATCCTGTTCATCCAGATCAACAGAGTCCGCATGAAGCTTATATTACGCGACATGTTAGTGGGAACAATAAAGACGATTTTAGTATGGATCGAAGG atgGGTTTCTTATGGTCGTGGAATCATATGGTTAGCAGAAAATGGAAATCGATATCGACCTCAGCTGGTGATGAAATATTTcagaagaaaataattcaagaTTTTAAACACTTTTGTTCAAACGGTGATAATAGGCTAAGTCTTTTTTGGGAGTCGTGTTGGGaattgagagaaaaaatatcaacCAAAACGacatttgataattaa